One genomic window of Cannabis sativa cultivar Pink pepper isolate KNU-18-1 chromosome 2, ASM2916894v1, whole genome shotgun sequence includes the following:
- the LOC133034749 gene encoding uncharacterized protein LOC133034749 produces the protein MPEGFHLERPLFAGALTSTFPQRFQEVFVDPSRDESLIFEILELKEEVGDDGSASWFLQDLASEQESEGCVVIEQSAVT, from the exons atgcCTGAAGGTTTCCACTTAGAACGCCCTCTGTTCGCCGGTGCCTTAACTAGCACCTTCCCTCAAAGGTtccag GAGGTGTTTGTGGATCCTTCCCGGGATGAAAGTTTGATCTTTGAGATATTAGAATTGAAGGAAGAAGTTGGTGATGATGGAAGTGCTTCATGGTTTCTTCAAGACCTTGCCTCTGAACAAGAATCTGAAGGCTGcgtg GTGATTGAACAGTCAGCAGTGACTTAG
- the LOC133034747 gene encoding uncharacterized protein LOC133034747, which translates to MSINKTWIKNPNKLSDEYGAGVVAFLERAKNFVDETGLVKCPCNKCVNIQLQTINVIEHHLFNNGFLQSYTNWYWHEEEEIIPTNKVVQQCQEDEIMDGLNDIEQPEKNKDDEIVCDYEMNTSEECVCDDDEIATREEIECNDDDGDDDELPTTEENQHDDEIPTDFRDGQDYRDLSAEMEAPLFPGCEKYTSLNFLVKLMYFKGKIPNNIFDELLGLLQDAFPAPNNLPKSRNEAKMLLSKLGPVVGIPETWSTTNHMDDEGWDSKDAEDSYERLKNVLEMQLQSPASSSAASASISMDEEENTALGLRAQHDDEPPLYEQVQGMMASIRAMEEYMAALAGASSFPLPPPPDQDPKAPSQ; encoded by the exons ATGTCGATCAACAAGACTTGgatcaagaatccaaataaatTATCTGATGAGTATGGAGCTGGAGTAGTGGCATTTCTTGAGAGAGCTAAAAATTTTGTGGATGAAACAGGACTGGTTAAGTGTCCTTGTAACAAGTGTGTCAATATTCAATTGCAGACAATCAATGTAATAGAACATCATCTTTTCAATAATGGTTTTCTTCAGagttatactaattggtattGGCATGAAGAGGAGGAAATAATACCAACAAATAAAGTGGTGCAACAATGTCAGGAAGATGAGATAATGGATGGTCTTAATGATATAGAACAAccagaaaaaaataaagatgatGAAATTGTGTGTGATTATGAGATGAATACAAGTGAAGAATGTGTGTGTGATGATGATGAGATAGCTACAAGAGAAGAAATCGAGTgtaatgatgatgatggtgatgatgatgagttACCTACAACTGAAGAAAACCAGCATGATGATGAGATACCTACAGATTTCAGAGATGGACAGGATTATCGCGATTTGTCTGCAGAGATGGAAGCTCCATTATTTCCAGGGTGTGAGAAATACACATCTTTGAATTTCTTAGTTAAGTTGATGTACTTCAAGGGGAAAATTCCTAACAATATTTTTGATGAGTTATTGGGGCTGTTACAAGATGCATTTCCAGCTCCAAATAATTTGCCAAAGTCACGTAATGAGGCCAAGATGTTGCTGAGTAAACTAGGACCTGTTGTTGGGATTCCAGAGACATGGAGTACAACTAATCACATGGACGACGAAGGTTGGGACAGCAAGGACGCCGAGGACAGCTat GAAAGGTTGAAAAATGTGCTTGAGATGCAATTACAGTCTCCTGCAAGTTCATCAGCTGCGAGTGCTTCCATCTCCATGGATGAAGAGGAAAACACCGCCCTTGGCTTGAGGGCGCAACATGATGATGAACCTCCTCTTTATGAGCAAGTTCAAGGTATGATGGCGAGCATAAGAGCAATGGAGGAGTATATGGCTGCGTTAGCTGGAGCCTCATCGTTTCCACTTCCACCTCCACCTGATCAGGATCCTAAAGCTCCGAGCCAGTAG
- the LOC133034130 gene encoding double-stranded RNA-binding protein 1-like codes for MELCHKNQWGLPKYTSMRYGPDHNHAAMLAFLHFNSPPPGSLSFLLSCDESRVYKILLQEIVQREDLSTPVYKTIKRGEPHKPIFFTSVELDGEIFHGKAAKSKKQAELDAARAAYVALKERGSIQNVNFTSSSLGAHTPKSTWSSGVAYDLVQSLKHQCILVPHQPQTYVEAKEKFDTLADSAETIVSTMEVDNSYPAITFHMEKLNEAEKVSAVSSPSVTNSMSSDVKSYLLCNKVRVYSQLPNHPFPEDITVLPIREDKWVAVSLEFPNENNKE; via the exons ATGGAGCTTTGCCACAAGAATCAATGGGGTTTACCAAAGTACACCTCTATGAGATATGGGCCAGATCATAACCATGCTGCCATGCTTGCTTTTCTTCACTTCAATTCTCCACCTCCTGGttctctttctttccttctttcttGT GACGAGTCTCGAGTTTACAAGATTCTCTTGCAAGAGATAGTTCAGAGAGAAGATTTAAGCACTCCAGTTTATAAAACTATAAAACGTGGTGAACCCCACAAGCCTATTTTCTTTACTAGTGTGGAGCTGGATGGAGAAATTTTCCATGGGAAAGCAGCAAAATCCAAGAAACAAGCAGAGTTGGATGCTGCAAGGGCTGCCTATGTCGCTCTTAAGGAAC GTGGATCAATTCAGAATGTCAACTTCACTTCCTCTAGTTTAGGAGCACATACTCCCAAATCAACTTGGAGCTCTGGTGTGGCCTATGACTTGGTACAGAGTCTCAAACACCAATGCATTTTGGTTCCACATCAACCTCAGACTTATGTTGAAGCTAAAGAGAAGTTTGATACATTAGCAGATTCAGCAGAAACCATTGTAAGCACAATGGAAGTGGACAACTCATACCCTGCAATAACATTTCATATGGAAAAACTGAATGAAGCTGAGAAAGTCTCTGCTGTTTCTTCTCCTTCAGTAACAAACTCGATGAGCAGTGATGTGAAGAGTTACTTGCTTTGCAACAAGGTGAGAGTGTACTCACAGTTGCCCAATCATCCATTCCCAGAAGACATTACTGTGCTCCCCATTAGAGAAGACAAGTGGGTAGCTGTCAGCTTGGAATTCCCAAATGAAAACAACAAAGAATAG
- the LOC133034748 gene encoding double-stranded RNA-binding protein 1-like has protein sequence MGFTKVHNPSSSMAFLWRYGPGHNPLFGASVSVNGISFDSLIVSKSNKQAHNHAAMLAFLHFTSPPSPVEESGQNLDIHSNVSWLKSDSSTPIKTNKTGMNVEETSKSLEMQSDALGISDGESTPKSTWSSGVAYDLVQSLKHQCILVPHQPQTYVEAKEKFDTSAESEETIVSTMEVDNSYPAITSHMINLNEAEKVSAVSSHSVTNLMSSDVKSYLLCNKVRVYSQLPNHPFPEDITVLPIREDKWVAVSLEFPNENN, from the exons ATGGGGTTTACCAAAGTACATAACCCTAGTTCGTCAATGGCATTTCTTTGGAGATATGGGCCAGGCCACAACCCTCTCTTTGGAGCCTCTGTTTCAGTCAATGGCATTTCTTTTGACTCCCTCATCGTCTCCAAATCAAACAAACAAGCCCATAACCATGCCGCCATGCTTGCTTTTCTCCACTTCACTTCTCCTCCTTCTCCTG TTGAAGAAAGTGGCCAGAATCTTGATATTCACTCAAATGTTTCTTGGTTGAAAAGTG ATTCTTCAACACCAATCAAAACCAACAAGACAGGAATGAATGTTGAAGAAACGTCTAAGAGTCTCGAGATGCAGTCAGATGCTTTGGGCATCAGTGATG GTGAATCTACTCCCAAATCAACTTGGAGCTCTGGTGTGGCCTATGACTTGGTGCAGAGTCTCAAACACCAATGCATTTTGGTTCCACATCAACCTCAGACTTATGTTGAAGCTAAAGAGAAGTTTGATACATCAGCAGAATCAGAAGAAACCATTGTAAGCACAATGGAAGTGGACAACTCATACCCTGCAATAACATCTCATATGATAAATTTGAATGAAGCTGAGAAAGTCTCTGCTGTTTCTTCTCATTCAGTAACAAACTTGATGAGCAGTGATGTGAAGAGTTACTTACTTTGCAATAAGGTGAGAGTGTACTCACAGTTGCCCAATCATCCATTCCCAGAGGACATTACTGTGCTCCCCATTAGAGAAGACAAGTGGGTGGCTGTCAGCTTGGAGTTCCCaaatgaaaataattga